CTTTTCAGGGGATTGAGTGAGCAGGAGCTAAATACACTTGTCAAAGGGATTGTTGAAAGGGAATTCCCTACCGGAAGCATGTTGTTCATTGAGAATAATAAACGCGAGGGCATTCTGGTGATATATGAGGGGCAGGTTGAACTTTTTAAGAGCAATCCTTATGGAGTTGAGCTTAAGCTAACCCAATTCTCAAAGGGCGATTTCCTTGGCGAAGGGGTTCTGGCCTCAGAATCTACTCATTCTACATCGGCAAGGGCTATAGCTCCAACAAAGGTTTTACTCCTGAGGGTTGAGGATTTGAATGCAAATCCTGCAATTGCCCTCAAGGTACTTACCAATATTACCAGGGTTATGCAGCGGCGGATGAGGTATGCCAACAACCGCATGGTAAACCCTGCTAGCCAGTATGAATCAGGTGCAACCCGCCTTGAGCACGACTTGCTTGGAGAGAGGGAAGTGCCTGCCGAGTACTACTATGGAGTACAAACCCTAAGGGCTTTGGAGAATTTTAACATCTCCGGGGTAACCCTGAACTTTTACCCCGATTTAATTGATGCTCTTGCAATGGTGAAACAGGCTGCCGCCGAGGCAAACCATGAACTAGGTTTACTTGAACCCACCATTAAAGACGCCATAATTAAAGCTTGCACTGAAATAACCAATGGGAAGTTCCACAACCAGTTTGTGGTTGATATGATTCAGGGTGGGGCGGGCACCTCCACAAATATGAATGCCAACGAGGTTATTGCTAACCGCGCACTGGAACATTTGGGATATTCAAAGGGGGAGTATCAGTACTGCCATCCACTGAACCATGTGAACATGTCGCAGTCAACCAACGATGCTTACCCTACTGCTGTTAAAATTGCGCTTATCAACTCAAACAAAAAACTGGTAAGAGTTCTTGAATCCCTAATTGAATCGTTTAGAGCAAAGGCAAAAGAGTTTGCCCATGTAATAAAAATGGGAAGAACGCAGCTTCAGGATGCTGTTCCCATGACTCTTGGTCAGGAGTTTGAGGCATATGCGGTTACCCTTTCCGAGGAGGTGGAGCGCTTGAATCAGAATGTACGGCTATTCCTAGAGGTTAACATGGGGGCTACCGCAATAGGAACGGGTATAAACTCGGACCCCGATTACCCGGAGAAAGTAATTAAGCATTTACGTAAAATATCTGGACTAGATCTGGTACTTGCCTCCAACTTGGTTGAGGCAACCCAGGATACTGGTGCATTTGTAATGTACTCATCGGCAGTAAAGAGGCTAGCAGTTAAGCTTTCCAAGATATCCAACGATTTACGCCTGCTGTCCTCCGGCCCGCGAACAGGCTTAAATGAAATTAATTTACCGCCCATGCAGCCCGGCTCATCAATTATGCCTGGCAAAGTGAATCCTGTAATTCCTGAGGTGGTAAACCAAATTGCTTTCAAGGTAATTGGAAACGACTTAACCGTAACCCTTGCCGCCGAGGGAGGTCAGCTTGAACTTAATGTTTTTGAACCCGTTATTGTTCAGAGCCTCTTTGAATCAATTGAGATGCTTAAGAATGGCATGAATACGTTAAAATATCGTTGTATTGATGGAATTACTGCAAACGAGGAGCGCTGTAGGAGTATGGTGCACAACTCAATTGGTCTGGTAACAGCCCTAAATCCTTACATTGGTTATGAAGCATCAACCCAGCTTGCCAAGGAGGCTTTGGTAACCAATAAAAGTGTATATGACCTGGTTTTGCAAAAGGGTTTGCTATCCAAGCAGCAGCTCGATACCATTCTTGCCCCTGAAAATATGGTTAAACCAAGAAAATTAAATCTGTAAGTACGATATTATCTAAAAATCCTTACATTTGATGCACTCCCTTTTTTGTTGGGAGTGCATTAAAAAAATATGTGGCAATGCTAACAATTGATTATACTGAGTTTCACGACACCAATCAATTAAAGGATTGGGAGAAAGATTTGATAGAACAAGCTAAAGCGGCTTTGGCTGGCAGCTATTCACCTTACTCCCATTTTAGGGTTGGAGCAGCAGTTTTACTGGACAACGGGGTAATAATTACCGGGAGTAATCAGGAAAATGGTGCATATCCCTCAGGTCTTTGCGCAGAGCGAGTAGCCCTTTTCTACGCGGGTGCGCAATACCCTAACGTTCCAATTAAAGCATTAGCTGTTGTTGCATCGAACGAGAAAGGGATTACTGTAAGTCCGGTATCGCCATGCGGTGCTTGTAGGCAAGTAATGCTGGAATATCAGATGATATCCAATAAACCATATACAATTTATATGGTAGGGGCGGGAAAGATTATCAAAATTGATGATGTAAAGCAACTACTTCCCTTCAGCTTTACCAATGTAAGCGAAATGGATCAGGAGTAAAGGTTTATAGCGAGGAAACTATCTTTCGTAAAGCATTATTGGGGATAAAACCATCGGCATCCTCGGAGAATTCCGGTTTTATTCTTTCCACAAAGAACATCTCGATTTCACCGATATTCTTGGCAGGAATTTTACCTCGAGGAGTACAAATAAAGTAATCCTTGATGTATGAGTATGTAGTTTCTGAAATATTAATTTTCCCTGGTTCGCATGCTGTTTCCATTCGGCTAGCCACGTTAACCGTATCGCCCCAGATGTCGTAAGCAAATTTGTGTTTACCAATAACCCCAGCTATCACACTACCAGAGTGAATACCAATACGTATTGACCATGTAGGCTTATTGGCCTGCGCCTCCTCAATGTTTCTTGCTTTAGTGTAACGCTGGAGTTCAAGTGCTGCAAGCACAGTGTCGAACGGGTGGCTATGGTTGGTTCTTGGCAATCCTCCCACGCACATGTATGCATCGCCTATCGTTTTAATCTTCTCAATATAGCGCTGGGTAACTATTTCGTCGAATGCTTCAAAGTAGCTGCTTAGGACATTAAGGAACTCATCAATATTCTCGTATGCCACACTTATTTTTGAGAATCCAACAAAGTCGGCAAACATAACCGAAACTTCCTTGAACTTTTTAGGCTTATATATCCCTTTTTTCTGGAGGGCGTTGGCAACCTCAAGTGGTAAAATATTTAGCAGCAAGGCCTCGGTTTTTTGTTTTTCCTCTGCAAGCAATTCGGACTGTTTCTGAATTTGGTTTTGTTGTTCCTCTAGTATTTTGTTGGCGTTCTCAAGGTTCTCCATTATGCTTTGGAGATGTTCATTCTTCTCGGCTAGGTCTTTCTCTATTAACTTAAGGTCGGTAATATCCATTTCAATGGCTACAATGTAGCTCAGGTTCTGCAAGTCATCAAAAACAGGGGTTAGACTGGTTTGAATATATTTCTCCTTGCCCAGTGGAGTAACCCATTTACTTTCGTAAACCACATATTCCCCGGCTATACATTTTCTAATAGCTTCAGCAGTTGTCTTATTTATGGTTTCCGAGAAAAGGTTTTGGCCAAAGGTTGCTTTAAACTCCTCAACACTACATTCGTAAAGGCGTTTAAAGCCCTCATTAACCCATGTAATTTCGCCTGTATTGCTAATAATAATTACTGAGTTACCCGCCTGGCTTATGGCAGTTGTGATGCTGTCGAACTGTTCCGATAGGGTTTTGAGTTTTTTCAGCATGCGTCCGCGCTGAATCCCTACCATTGTACGCTGGATAAGTTCAGGGGTATTTATCGGCAAGCCAATAAAGTCGTCGGCACCGGCGTGGAATAGCGATTGTATATGTTCCGGTTGTAAGAAATCGGCAATGGCCAGTATGGGGATCTTAGATGTAGCCGGATCGGCCTTTATGATTGATAGCACATCGGCGGCAGCCTTGTTGGCAAAGTGGATATCGTAAAGGATAATGTCCGGGTTGTTTTTGGTGATAGTTGATATAATTAGCTCGGAATCAAGAATATTACTTACCGTAAAATCATCGTCGGCAAGGCTGAATATTCGTTGAATATCTTCTAAAAGTTGGGTGTTTCCACAAGCTGTTAAAACTTTGTAAGGCATTTTTCAATTCCGATCTTAAAGCAAAAAAACGAAAAATTATGTATTAATGGAAACGTTTGCGGAAATTATTTTTCGCTCGCATCCAAGTAAAAAGCATTTTTTACTCATCATCTTTCTGCATCTGGTCAATAATTTTTTGAATTTCCTCCTCGGTAAAGTGAAGTTTTTGTTTGCAAAATTTAAGTAGTTCCGAGGCGCGTCGAATTTTCTCCGTTAACTCATCAATATCAAGTTCGTTCGATTCTATTTGGTTGATAATTCTCTCAACCTCCTCAATAGCCTCGCTATACTTTACAGGTTTCTTGGTCATACATTACATTTTTTGCGGGTAAAGTTATTGTAAATGTTGTTCCCTTTCCCAGGGTACTACTTACGCTTATGGTGCCGCCATTAGCCTCGGCAAATTCCTTACAAAGCATTAATCCTAGTCCTGTTCCGCTCTCGGAATTGGTTCCCTTGGTAGTAAAACCATCGAGCCGAAATAGGTTACTCAAATTTTCAGGGGCTATTCCAACACCCGTATCGGTTACTTGAATTGTCACTTTTTGATTATCGGACGAAGCCTTTAATGAAATTTTACCTCCACCTGGGGTAAACTTTATGGCATTGCTAAGCAGATTCCGGATTATGGTTAGTAGAGTGTCGTAGTCGGCAAAAGCGGTCACTGTTTCATTGCATATTATCTCGATTTTTATTTCTTTTTCACCTGCAGGCAACGATGCCACTTCGACAGCCCTGCTTATTAGTTTGCAAATATTTATGTATGCTGGATTTAACGCTAGCTTGCCAGTTTGGCTCCGTGCCCAGCTAAGAAGGTTCTCAGTGAGCGCAAGTACATTTGAGGCTGACTGGTGAATGTGGTTGCTAAACTCTTTCACCTCGGAGGGCGAGAGTTCATCGGCTTTAGTAGCCAAAATCTCCGAAAGACCTACAAGAGCGGTGAAGGGGCTTCGTAAATCATGAGCTACAATGGAAAACAGTTTATCCTTGGTTTTAATGTTTTGTTCAAGCTCTGCCTGGTATTGCTTTAATTTTTGATTTATCCTTTCCTCCTCCTCGTATTTCTCCCGTTGGAGCCGGGCTAAATTCTTTTTTTGGTTGAAAAGGTAGAAACTCCCTAATGCAATAAAAAGCAGAAAAATTACTGCTGTTACCAGGAGATTGCGCTGTGCTTTTTGCTTGTTTATGCGTTCCCTATCGAGTTCAACCTTGGTTCGCAATGCTTCTACCTCGGCTTCAATCAGTTTTATTTCAGTCTTGGTTTTATCCAGTTCCAGGTTGATATGTGCATCAATGTTTGCCTCGCTGCGTTTGGCATCTTCAATGCTATCCTTAAGGTAAACATATTTTTGGTAAAGGGTTAAGGCGTTCTCGAACTTACCCTGTGCCTTTTCAACATCGCTTAGTGCCTGGGTTCCGAGCAATACAAGGTATGGGTTGCCAACGCTTTTTCCAATACGTATTGATTGGTTAATATTTACTTTTGCGTCCTTGTATCTTCCTTGGAGTGAGTAAATCTCACCTATTTTTCTAAGGCAAAGCGCTTCACCATCGGCATTTAAGTTCTGCTTATATTTTTCCTTTGCGGTGTTGT
This is a stretch of genomic DNA from Tenuifilum sp. 4138str. It encodes these proteins:
- the aspA gene encoding aspartate ammonia-lyase gives rise to the protein MVNPASQYESGATRLEHDLLGEREVPAEYYYGVQTLRALENFNISGVTLNFYPDLIDALAMVKQAAAEANHELGLLEPTIKDAIIKACTEITNGKFHNQFVVDMIQGGAGTSTNMNANEVIANRALEHLGYSKGEYQYCHPLNHVNMSQSTNDAYPTAVKIALINSNKKLVRVLESLIESFRAKAKEFAHVIKMGRTQLQDAVPMTLGQEFEAYAVTLSEEVERLNQNVRLFLEVNMGATAIGTGINSDPDYPEKVIKHLRKISGLDLVLASNLVEATQDTGAFVMYSSAVKRLAVKLSKISNDLRLLSSGPRTGLNEINLPPMQPGSSIMPGKVNPVIPEVVNQIAFKVIGNDLTVTLAAEGGQLELNVFEPVIVQSLFESIEMLKNGMNTLKYRCIDGITANEERCRSMVHNSIGLVTALNPYIGYEASTQLAKEALVTNKSVYDLVLQKGLLSKQQLDTILAPENMVKPRKLNL
- the cdd gene encoding cytidine deaminase, which codes for MLTIDYTEFHDTNQLKDWEKDLIEQAKAALAGSYSPYSHFRVGAAVLLDNGVIITGSNQENGAYPSGLCAERVALFYAGAQYPNVPIKALAVVASNEKGITVSPVSPCGACRQVMLEYQMISNKPYTIYMVGAGKIIKIDDVKQLLPFSFTNVSEMDQE
- a CDS encoding adenylate/guanylate cyclase domain-containing protein, with translation MPYKVLTACGNTQLLEDIQRIFSLADDDFTVSNILDSELIISTITKNNPDIILYDIHFANKAAADVLSIIKADPATSKIPILAIADFLQPEHIQSLFHAGADDFIGLPINTPELIQRTMVGIQRGRMLKKLKTLSEQFDSITTAISQAGNSVIIISNTGEITWVNEGFKRLYECSVEEFKATFGQNLFSETINKTTAEAIRKCIAGEYVVYESKWVTPLGKEKYIQTSLTPVFDDLQNLSYIVAIEMDITDLKLIEKDLAEKNEHLQSIMENLENANKILEEQQNQIQKQSELLAEEKQKTEALLLNILPLEVANALQKKGIYKPKKFKEVSVMFADFVGFSKISVAYENIDEFLNVLSSYFEAFDEIVTQRYIEKIKTIGDAYMCVGGLPRTNHSHPFDTVLAALELQRYTKARNIEEAQANKPTWSIRIGIHSGSVIAGVIGKHKFAYDIWGDTVNVASRMETACEPGKINISETTYSYIKDYFICTPRGKIPAKNIGEIEMFFVERIKPEFSEDADGFIPNNALRKIVSSL
- the xseB gene encoding exodeoxyribonuclease VII small subunit; translated protein: MTKKPVKYSEAIEEVERIINQIESNELDIDELTEKIRRASELLKFCKQKLHFTEEEIQKIIDQMQKDDE